The genomic interval GGGCAGCTCGTGTGCCTGCGGTGACAGCTTCAGCTGACCCGACCTGACCCGGGCGACCGGGTCGGCCGTCACGAAGGGCCCCGCACCAGCAGGTGCGGGGCCCTTCGTCGTGCGCGGGACGCGGTGGGTGTCCCGGCCCGCCGTGCGCCCGCTCAGGCCGCGGCAGGGCGGGGGCGGCGCCTGTGCACCAGGGGCCGCCACGGCCCCGCGGCGAGCACGAACGCGACCAGGGCGACGACCAGCACCGACAGGGGCAGCACGCCGGCCATGGCGACCGGCTCGCCGGCCGTGCCGAACTCGGCGGACGCCTGCGACACCAGCGGAGGCACGGACCCGGTGACCGGTCGCCCGGTCACCCCGCTGGCCCGTACGCCCTCGACGAACCCGAGGACCGAGAACGTCCACAGCAGCTGGAGCACCACCCACGTGGCCAGCGCGACGTACCCGCCGAACGCCCACCGGGGTCGGCCCCGGTAGATCTCGGCCACGGCATACGCCATCGCCCTCGGGGAGCCGATCGCGAGGAGCGCGCTCGTCGTGCCCTCGCGCGCGGCGGCCTCGTCGAGGTTGGCACGCAGCTCGGTGCGCAGCTGCTTGCGGCGGCGCCCGGGCACCCCGCGGTAGTCCATCCAGAAGTCGTACCCGGCCACGGCCCCCGCGATGCGGGCACGGTCGAGGATGCTCATGCGGACTTCCCTTCGTTGCCGGGCGGTGCGGCGCCCGTGACGGTGTCGACGGCCGCGACGAGCGACCGCCAGGCGCGGCCCCGGGCGGCGAGCTCGGCCACTCCCGCCGGGGTCGTGCGGTAGTACTTCCGAGCAGGGCCCGAGGCCGACAGCTCCAGGTGGGACTGCAGCAGGCCGGCCGACTCCAGGCGGGCCAGGGCCGGGTAGACCGTCCCCTCGGCGAGGTCCTCGAACCCCGCGGCCTTGAGCCGGGTGACGATGCCGTAGCCGTACCCCGGCTCCTCGCGCAGCACGCTCAGCAGGAGCAGCGAGAGCACTCCCTTGAGCATCTGCGGGTCATGGGCCATGGAGGAAAGGTATGCCAGGTACCTGACTTTGCCAAGTACCGCCCGCGCGTCGTTACGTGGAGTGCGTCGCGGCGCCTCAGCGGTACTCGGGGTTGGGGGAGTCGAAGCGGTCGCCGGCGTCCCACGCCACTCGCTGGTTGCCACCGACGGGGAAGCCGCCGGCCACCGTGAACATCGCCGCGAGGTGCATGAGGTTGTAGGTCATGAACGTGGTGTTCCGCCGGGTGAACTCGTTCTCGGGGCCGCCGCTGCCCTCGTCGAGGTACGACGGACCCGGCCCGGCCTCGCCGATCCAGCCGGCGTCCGCGCCGGGCGGGATGGTGAAGCCGATGTGCTGCAGGCTGTAGAGGATGTTGGAGGCGCAGTGCTTGATGCCGTCCTCGTTGCCGGTGATGATCGCGCCGCCGACCTTGCCGTAGTAGACGTACTGCCCGGCCGCATTGGTCATCGACGAGCCGCCGTAGAGCCGCTCGATGACGCGCTTGGTGACGCTGGAGTTATCGCCGAGCCAGATCGGGCCGGCGACGACGAGGATGTCCGACTCGAGGATCTCGGCGAAGATCGTCGGCCACTCGTCGCGGTCCCAGCCGTGCTCGGTCATGTCCACGTACACGCCGGTCGCGATGTCGTGGTCGACGGCGCGGAACTCGCGCACGTCGACCCCGTGGTCGCGCATGATCCCGGCGCTGACGTCGATCAGCCCCTGCGTGTGGCTGCGCTCGGGCGAGCGCTTCAGCGTGCAGTTGACGAAGGTCGCCCGCAGCCCCCCGAAGTCCAGCTCCCGCATCGCCTCCGTCGCCGTCCGCGTCCCCGGCTCTGCACCCGTCGTCCCCGGCTGTGCGCCCTGTCCTGCCCCCGTGTCGGTCATGGAGCGACTGTCCCCCGCGGCGCTGCCGACCGCAACGGCAACGGGTAGGTTTCCGGTGTGCGAATAGCCGTCACCGGGTCCATTGCCACCGACCACCTCATGACCTTCAAGGGGAGGTTCCGCGACTCCCTCGTCGTCGAGCAGCTCGACAAGGTCTCGCTGTCCTTCCTCGCCGACGACCTCGAGGTCCGGCGTGGGGGAGTGGCCGCCAACATCGCCTTCGGGATGGCCAACCTCGGGCAGCGGCCGATCCTCGTCGGCGCCGTGGGCGAGGACTTCGCCGACTACCGCAGCTGGTTGGAGCGCCACGGCGTCGACTGCACGTCCGTGCACGTGTCGGAGTCGCGGCACACAGCCCGGTTCGTGTGCACGACCGACGAGGACATGGCCCAGATCGCCACCTTCTACGCCGGTGCCATGAGCGAGGCGCGGGCGATCGAGCTCGGCCCCATCGCCGAGCGCGTCGGTGGCCTGGACCTCGTCGTCGTCGGCGCCAACGACCCCGAGGCCATGCTGCGCCACACGCGGGAGTGCCGTTCGCGGGGCATCCCGTTCGCGGCCGACCCGAGCCAGCAGCTGGCCTTCGCCGACGGCGAGACGATCCGCCAGCTCATCGACGGCGCCGACTACCTGCTCACCAACGAGTACGAGGCCGCCCTCACCGAGCAGAAGACCGGCTGGTCCTCCGACGAGATCGCGGCCCGGGTCAACACCCGGGTCGTCACCAAGGGTAAGGACGGCGTCACCATCGAGCGCAAGGGCGAGGACCCCGTCCACGTCTCGGTCGCCCGCGAGGTGCGCCGCGCCGACCCGACGGGGGTCGGCGACGCGTTCCGCGCCGGCTTCCTCACCGGCCTGGCCGCCGACCTGGGCCTGCGGCACGCGGCGGAGCTCGGCTCGATGCTGGCGACCTACGTCATCGAGACCGTCGGGACCCAGGAGTACACCCTCGGCAAGTCCACCTTCCTCGCCCGGCTCGCCGAGGCGTACGGGCAGGACTCCGCCGACGCGATCGAGCCGCACATCGCCTGCGTGGCCCCCTGACCGGTGGTCGCCCCCGAGCCCGTCGAACCCCTGCCGAGCGGCTGGGCCTTCGACCTGTCCGGGGTCGACGACGGCGAGGACCTCGTCGCCGTCGGGGGTGACCTGCGCGCGGGGACGATCCTCGAGGCGTACCGCACGGGCGTCTTCCCCATGGGCCTCGGGGACCACGGGGCCCGGCCGCTCGGGTGGTGGTCGCCCGACCCGCGCGGGGTCCTGCTGCCCGGCGGCGTGCACGCCAGCCGGTCGCTGCGGCGCTCGCTGCGACGGTTCGAGATCCGGGTCGACACCGCGTTCCGCGAGGTCGTCGCCGCGTGCGCGGACCCCTCGCGCGAGGGCCGCTGGATCACCACCGAGATCGCCGACGCGTACACCCAGCTGCACGCGCTCGGCTGGGCGCACAGCATCGAGACGTGGCAGGACGGCGAGCTCGTCGGCGGCCTCTACGGCCTGTGCGTCGGCGGCCTGTTCGCGGGCGAGTCGATGTTCCACCACGTCACCGACGCGTCCAAGGCCGCCGTCGTCGCGATGGCCGGCCACGTCTTCGCCGACGGCGACCCGCGCCGCATCATCGACGTGCAGTGGGCGACCGACCACCTGCGCACCCTCGGCATCGTGAGCATCCCGCGGGCGGAGTACCTGCGCCGGCTCGGCGACGCGATCCACCTGGAGCCGCCCGCCTTCGCGGTCAGCTAGCGGGCGCCTCGGGGCCGCCGACACGGACCCGGTATGCCGCGTGGTCGCCGTCGTCGCGGGCCCCGAGGAACGCGTGACCCCTCATCCGGCACCACGCCGGGACGTCCGCGGCGGCGGCCGGGTCCGTCGACCACACCTCGAGCTCGGTCCCCGGGGCGGCGTCGCGGGCCCGCTGCGCCAGGCGGATGACCGGCAGCGGGCAGCGCAGGCCGCGTGCGTCGACGACGTCGTCCCCGCTCACAGCCGCCGTGCCCCCAGCTCCTCGCGCACCCGCTCGACGGCACCGGGGAGCGCGCGCACGAAGGCCGCCACGCCGGCTGCCCGGTCCGGCGCCACCGCGGAGAGGGGCAGCGTGACCCGCACGTTGCCGTGGGTCAGCGCCCCCATGGCGGCAAGGACGTGGCTGGGCTCCAGCGTGCTCGCGGTGCAGGCCGAGCCCGACGCCACGGCGAAGCCCGCCCGGTCGAGCTCGCGGACGAGCGCCTCGCCGTCGGCATACAGCGCGGAGAAGGTGAGGACGTGCGGCAGGCGGCCCTCGGGTTCGCCGACCACGTCGACGTCGGGGAGCCGGCCCGCCGCCTCGCGCAGCCCCCGGACCAGGGCGAAGGCCTCGGCCGCGTCCTGCTCGCGGGCCGCCTCGGTCTGCTGCCACGCCTCGGCCGCCGCGAGGGCCAGGGGCACCCACGGGGTGTGGCGCGAGGCCCCGTGGAGGGCGGCGTCCGGGTCGGTGGCCCCGGGCAGCAGCCACCGGGTGCCCTCGGGCACGACGAGGACCCCCAGCCCGCCCGGGCCACCCCAGGACTGCGCGTCGCCCGCGAGCACGTCGTATGCCGTGGGCGCAGGGACCCGCCCCAGCGACGCCTGGGCGTCGACGGCGAGCGGGACGCCCGCCGCGCGGCAGGTGGCGTGGGCCTCCTCGAGCGGTTGCAGGGTGCCGACCTCGCCGTTGGCGTGCTGGAGGGCGGCCGCCACCGTGCCCGGCACGGACAGGGCCTCCCTCCACGCGTCGAGGTCCACGCGTCCCAGCCGGTCGACGGCCACCTCGCCCAGGCGGCCGGCGTCACCCGACAGGTCCGCCTCGTGCCTGGCCGGGACGAGGACGGCCGAGTGCTCGACGGCCGAGGCCACCGTGCGGGCGCCGCGGCGGCGCGCGGCGTGCCGCAGCCCGTCGAGCATCCACCGGACGGCGGTCGGGCCGTCGGGGGCGAAGGTCACCTCGGCCGGGCGGACACCGAGCCCGGCAGCGAGCACCTCCCGCGCCTGGTCGAGCAGGCGACGCGCCGTTCGCGCCTCGGCGTGCAGCCGCCGGGGGTCGGCCCAGCCGGCGTCGACGGCGGCCACCAGGGTCGCCCGCGCGGCGGGGTGCACCGGTCCCGGGGCGGCGTCGAGGAGGACGCGCTCGACAGGGGGATTCGCCACACCCCGACGGTAGCCGTACCCCGACCCGACACCACCTCCCGGCTGGAGTAGGGTTTGGCGCGAATGGCCCATCACTGCTTCGAAGAAGGTGCACCGTTGCGTCAGCACGACGTCCCTGCGCCGCGCCCCCCGCGCCGGCGGACAGTTCTCCGCAGGTCCACCGTGGGTGCCGTGGCCTCCCTGCTGGCGGTCGCCCTCTCGGGCTGCGCCGGTCGCGTCCAGGACGGCTTCCTGCCGCGCGCCGCCACCCAGGGTGGCGAGCGCGTCACGACCCTGTGGAACGGCGCCTGGATCGCGGCCCTCGCGGTCGGCGTCCTCGTCTGGGGCCTCATCCTCTGGTGCGTCGTGGCATACCGCCGGCGCAAGGACGACACCGAGCTCCCGGTGCAGCTGCGCTACAACGTGCCGATGGAGATCCTCTACACCGTCGTGCCGGTGTTCATGATCGCCGTGCTCTTCTACTACACCCAGCGTGACGAGTCGGCGCTGCTGGACACCAGCAAGAACCCCGACGTCGTCGTCAACGTCATCGGGAAGAAGTGGTCCTGGGACTTCAACTACGTCAACGAGGACACCTACGAGAGCGGCACGCAGGCCGAGCTCACCGGCAAGGAGGGCGCCGAGGCGTCCCTGCCGACCCTCTACCTCCCGGTGGGCAAGCGCACCGAGTTCGTCCTGACCTCGCGCGACGTCATCCACTCGTTCTGGGTGCCGGCCTTCCTGCAGAAGCTCGACATGATCCCGGGCCGGGTCAACAAGTTCCAGGTCGTCCCGACCGAGACCGGTGACTTCAAGGGCAAGTGCGCCGAGCTCTGCGGTGCCTACCACTCGCAGATGCTGTTCAACGTCAAGGTCGTCGACCAGGCCACCTACGACGCCCACATCGCCGAGCTCAAGGCCAAGGGCAACACCGGTCAGCTCGACAACAGCCTCAACTCCGAGCGGATCATGAACAACCAGCAGAACCTCGTCCCGAGCACTGGGAGCAAGTGATGGCAGCGGCGACCGAATCCACGGCGGGGACCTACCTGCGCTCGACGCAGGGCACCTCGACCCGCCGGCTCACCAAGGGCCAGACCGTCGTGAAGTGGATGACGACGACCGACCACAAGGTCATCGGCAACCTCTACTTCATCACCTCCTTCATCTTCTTCATGTTCGGTGGTGTGCTCGCGCTGCTCATCCGCGCCGAGCTCTTCGAGCCGGGCCTGCAGGTCGTGGACAACCCCGAGCAGTACAACCAGCTCTTCACCATGCACGGCACGATCATGCTGCTGCTGTTCGCGACGCCGCTGTTCGCCGGCTTCGCCAACGCGCTGATGCCACTGCAGATCGGTGCCCCCGACGTGGCGTTCCCGCGCCTGAACATGTTCGCCTACTGGCTGTACCTGTTCGGTGGCCTCATCGCCTCGGCTGGCTTCCTCACGCCCCAGGGCGCGGCGTCGTTCGGCTGGTTCGCGTACGCCCCGCTCTCGGACGCCTCCAACAGCCCCGGCCTCGGCGGTGACCTGTGGGTCTTCGGCCTCGCGCTCGGTGGTTTCGGCACCATCCTCGGTGCGGTCAACTTCATCACCACGATCATCTGCATGCGCGCCCCCGGCATGACCATGTTCCGGATGCCGATCTTCACCTGGACGGTGCTGATCACCTCGCTCCTCGTGCTGATGGCCTTCCCGGTCCTGGCCTCCGCGCTGCTGGCCCTGGGCGCCGACCGCAAGTTCGGGGCACAGGTGTTCCAGCCCGAGAACGGTGGGCCCATGCTGTGGCAGCACCTGTTCTGGTTCTTCGGGCACCCAGAGGTCTACATCATCGCCCTGCCGTTCTTCGGCATCATCAGCGAGATCCTGCCGGTGTTCTCCCGCAAGCCGATCTTCGGCTACAAGACCCTGGTCTTCGCCACCATCGGCATCGCCGCGCTGTCCGTGACGGTCTGGGCGCACCACATGTACGCGACCGGCCAGGTGCTGCTGCCGTTCTTCGCGGTCATGACGATGCTCATCGCCGTGCCGACAGGCGTGAAGTTCTTCAACTGGATCGGCACGATGTGGGGCGGCAAGCTCTCCTTCGAGACGCCGATGCTGTGGTCGATCGGCTTCCTCGTGACGTTCCTCTTCGGCGGCCTGACCGGCATCATCCTGTCCAGCCCGGCCCTCGACTTCCACCTGTCCGACAGCTACTTCGTGGTGGCCCACTTCCACTACGTCGTCTTCGGCACGGTCGTGTTCGCGATGTTCGCGGGCTTCTACTTCTGGTGGCCCAAGCTCACCGGCCGGATGCTCGACGAGACCCTCGGCAAGATCCACTTCTGGATGCTGTTCGTCGGGTTCCACACCACCTTCCTCATCCAGCACGTGCTCGGTGTCGACGGGATGCCCCGCCGCTACGCCGACTACCTGCCCGAGGACGGGTTCACCTGGATGAACCAGGTCTCGACGTACGGCTCGTTCCTGCTCGGCGCCTCCACGCTGCCTTTCCTCTACAACGTGTGGAAGACCTGGCGGACGGCTCCGCTGGTGGAGACCGACGACCCGTGGGGCTACGGCGCCTCGCTGGAGTGGGCCACCTCCTGCCCGCCGCCGCGGCACAACTTCGACGTGATCCCGCGGATCCGGTCCGAGCGCCCCGCCTTCGACCTGCACCACCCGGAGGCCGCCCCGTTCGCGACCCTGCCGGCCGACCCCGACACCCTGACCCGGATCATCGGCGGCCCGGACGGCAACGGCCCGCACTCGCACCACACCGGTGAGCTGGACCACGACCTCAACCCCCGATTCCACGAGGAGCGCGACTGAGCATGAAGATCGAGTTCAAGCTCTTCGTCATCCTGGCGGTCTTCTTCGCCCCCGTCGGGCTCCTCTACGGCATCTTCACCCACTGGCGCGAGCCGGTCGGCCCGGCAGGGCTGTTCCTGTCGGCCGGACTGGGCGCGATGATCGCCTTCTACCTCTGGGCCACCGGGCGACGCCTGCCCGAGCGCCCGGAGGACAACCCTGCCGGTGAGATCGACGAGCAGGAGGGTGAGTACGGCTTCTTCAGCCCCCACTCCTGGTGGCCGCTCCCGCTGGCCGGGGCCGCCGCGATCTGCTTCCTCGGCCTCGCGGTCGGGTGGTGGCTGTTCATCATCGGTGCCGCCTTCGGCGTCGTGGCCCTCGTGGGGTGGACGTTCGAGTACTTCAAGGGTCCGCACGCGGTCTGACCTGCGCGGACACCGCGAGAGGCGGTGTGCCACCCGGCCGGGCGGCACACCGCCTCTCTGCTGTTCCGGGGGCGGTCCCGACCGTCGGGCGGCGCGGCCGACGTACCTCGCCACGCATCTCGCCACGCGCGTTGCGGGGCCGTCGCGGGCGCCGAGGTACCATGGAGCGACGGTCCGCGCCAGCGGGCCGTCCCCATGGGGGCCTGACGCGGTCGAACCGCCTGGCCGATCACGGGCGCCGACAGCCAACCGGACGGGGCCGTACGGCGTCTGAGGGGGTGGACCGCGGCGCCCTGCGCCCGGCCGGCCGAGACAGGACACGAACGCGAGGAACGCGCCCGAGGGTGCGAGCACAGGAGCAGCAGTGGTGGGTAGGACTCTTCGGGCACGCCGACAGCTCGTCGCCGCGGCGACCCTGGTCACGGCAGCCGTGCTCGTCGCCGGGTGCTCCGGTACGGCGACTGGCCAGTCGACCGGGAACGTCGCCGGCAGCCCCTCCTCCTCGTCCTCCTCCAGCTCCAGCAGCGCCCCGGTCGTGCCGGCAGACCTCTCGGTCACGCCCGCCGACGGTGCGAGCGGCGTCCTGCCGAGCTCGCCGGTCGTGGTCGAGGCCAAGTCCGGGACGCTGAAGTCGGTGACCGTCAAGGACGCGGACGGCCACGCGCTGCAGGGCTCGCTCGAGAACGGCACCTGGACCTCCACGGGCCGCCTCGCCCCCGACAGCACCTACACCGTGTCGATGACCGCCGCCGGGTCCGACGACACCCCCAGCACCAGCACGTCGACGTTCCGCACGCTCAAGCCGGCCGTGACGGCGACCTACGGCATCCTCTACGCCGGCCAGACGGTCGGGATCGGCATGCCGGCCTCGATCCAGTTCGACTCTCCTGTCGTGACGCCCGAGCAGCGCGCCCAGGTGGAGAAGCTGGTGACCGTGACGACGTCGCCGAAGGTCGAGGGGCACTGGGGCTGGCTCGACAGCCGCCAGCTCATGTGGCGGCCGAAGACCTACTGGAAGCCGGGCACCAAGGTCACCGTCAACGCGCCGCTGAGCGGGGTGCAGACCGGCCCGGGCAAGTGGATCGCCAACGACGACAGCGCCAGCTTCACGGTGGGCTCGGCGATGATCTCCACGGTCGACATCAAGCGCCACGTCATGACCGTCACCCAGGGCGGCACGGTCCTGCGCACCATCCCGATCAGCGCCGGCCGCCCGGGCCCCAAGACCGAGACCCGCTCCGGCATCAAGGTCATCATCCGCAAGGAGGGGACCGTGGTGATGGACTCGACGACAATCGGGATCAAGAAGGGCCAGCCCGGCTACTACAAGATCAAGACCGAGTCGGCGATGCGCGTCACCTGGACGGGGGAGTACCTGCACTCCGCCCCGTGGTCGGTCGGGTCGCAGGGCAGCTCGAACGTGAGCCACGGCTGCGTCAACATGTCGCCGAGCGAGGCCGCGTGGATGTACTCGATCTCCAAGGCCGGTGACGTGGTCGTGTTCACCGGGTCCAGCCGGGTGTTCCAGCCGACCGAGGGCATCGGGGTCTGGCAGTACTCCTACGCCAACTGGGTCAAGCAGAGCGCCCTCGCCTGAGGCGACCGCCGTGAGCCGCCCTGACGGTCGCAGGGCCACGACCTGCGCCGCCCGGCGCGGCGCGGTTCCCGGCTCCATCCTCGGGGCGGCGCTGGCCGCCCTGGTGGCCCTGGGCGCGGGCTGCTCGAGCGGTTCACCCGGCCACCCCACCTCGGTGGCGTCCACGACCGGGTCGTCCCCGGCCTCGTCGGCGCCGGCGTCGACGGGTGCGGGCCCGGGCCGGTCGACCGCGACGACGTCCGCGGGCGCGACCGGGTCCGCTGCCACGAGCGCATCCGGCGGCCCGGCAGCAGTGGGGCCAACCAAGCTGCTCGTCGTCGTCATGGAGAACCACTCGCTCGCGCAGATGCGGGCGCAGATGCCGTACACCGAGTCCCTGGCGCAGCGGTACGGCTACGCCACCGCCTGGTCGGCGGTGCGGCACCCGTCGCTGCCGAACTACCTGGCCATCGCGTCGGGGAGCACCCACGGGGTCACCGACGACGCGGCTCCTGCCCAGCACCCCCTTCCGGGCGCCACGGTCTTCGGCCGCGCCCTGGCCGCCGGCTCGACGGCAGCGGTCTACGCCGAGGGCATGGCCCGGCCGTGCCAGCAGGAACCCGAGGGCCGGTATGCCGTCAAGCACAACCCGTGGGCGTACTTCCCCGCGGAACGAGCAGCCTGTGAGCGTCACGACCTGCCGCTCGACGCCCTGCAGGAGGCCGTTGCGGCCGGGACGCTCCCGGCCGCCGGCATGGTGGTCCCCGACCTGTGCCACGACGCGCACGACTGCGGGCTCGGCGTCGCCGACGACTGGTTCCGCACGTGGATGACGCGCATCCAGACCGGCCCCGACTGGCGCTCGGGCCGGCTCGTCGTCGTGCTGACCGCGGACGAGGACGACCACTCGTCCGGCAACCGCGTGCTCACCGTGGTGGCGCACCCGTCCCTGCACCACGTGGTCGTGACGGCTCCGCTCGACCACTACTCGCTCACCCGGCTCTACGCCGAGGTGACGCGCACCGCCCCTCTCGGGCGGGCGGCGGGAGCCACCTCGGTGGCCGCGGCGTTCGGCCTGCCCCTGCCGCGCTGACGGCGCTCGGCGGCCGGCGGGGGAGGAGCGCCTGCGGCGCGGGGGCGGGACGGAGGCGGGACGGGTGCGGAACGTCCACGGAGGTGGGAGGTCAGCCCCAGCCCAGCTCGTGCAGCCGGTCGTCGTCGATGCCGAAGTGGTGGGCGATCTCGTGCACGACGGTCACGGCGATCTCCTCGACCAGCTCGTCGGTGGTGTCGCACATGCGGGTCAGCGGCCCCCGGAAGACCGTGATCCGGTCGGGGAGGGCTCCTGCCGCCCACGCCTCACCGCGCTCGGTCAGCGGCACACCCTCGTAGATCCCGAGGAGGTCGGGCTCGTCCGCCGGGGGCTCGTCCTGCAGGAAGATGACCACGTTGTCCATCAGGCCCAGCAGCTCGGCCGGCACCCCGTCGAGGGCGGCGTCCACGGCCTGCTCGAACTCCGCGCGCCCCATCTCCACCACGGTCCCAGCCTGCCATGCCCCCGCCCGCGGGACGGGACACCGAGGGCCCTGTGCCGCGGGACGGGCCCCAGGACGCCGTATGCCGCCCGCTCGAGGTGAGCGGGCGGCACACGGCGGTGGTGGGCCTGTGCGGGCGTCAGGGACGCTGCGGGGGCTCCCGGCGAGCGGCCTCGAGCCCGGGACGGGCCTCCTGCTCCTGCGGAGCGGCCTCGATCGCCTCGTGGCCGTGGCCGTCGTGGTGCGCGGCGGCGAGCTCGGCCGGGGTGACCGGGTCGATGCGGTCGGTGAAGTAGAACCGCGACAGGGCGGCACGGGCCTTGTCCTTGCGCGCGGTGGGGGAGGCCACCCCGTGCTCGTCGGTCGCGGCCTCGAGCTGCAGGACCTCGTGGGGGTCGTGCTGGACGAGGTTCCACCGGGTGTACTCGTCGAGCGGCTCGTGCTGCTCGAAGAACTGCCCGTCCGCCGTGCGGATGATGCGCCCGGTCTCGCGGCCGTGCAGGACCAGGTCGCGGTCGCGGCGCTGCAGCGACAGGCAGATCCGCTTGGTCACCCAGAACACGATGACCGGGGCGATGAAGAACGCCGCCCGCAGGATGTGGGTGATGTCGTTGATCGACAGGTGCAGCTTGATGGCCATGATGTCGTTGCCGGCGGCGAACATGAGCACGCCGTACATCGTCATGGCCGCCATGCCCAGGGCCGTGCGGGTCGGGTTGTTGCGCGGGCGGTCGAGCAGGTGGTGCTCGCGCTTGTCACCGGTGACCCAGGACTCCAGGAACGGGTAGGCAGCCATGAGCCCGTACATCACGGGGATGAGCAGGATGGCGCCGATCATGACGTTGAAGCTGAACGTGAACCCGAAGGCGGTGAACTCCAGCCAGCCGGGCAGCAGGCGCAGGGCGCCGTCGGCGAAGCCCATGTACCAGTCCGGCTGGGACCCGGCCGTCACCGGTGAGGGGTCGTAGGGGCCGTACGCCCAGATCGGGTTGATCGTCACGACCGCCGAGATGAGGGCGACGACGCCGAAGACGATGAAGAAGAAGCCACCGGCCTTCGCGGCGTACACCGGCATCACGGGGTAGCCCACGACGTTGTCGTTGGTGCGGCCCGGGCCGGGGTACTGCGTGTGCTTGTGCACGAACACGAGCCCGATGTGGGCGGTGAACAGGCCGACCAGGATCGCCGGCAGGAGCAGCACGTGGACGGCGTACAGGCGGGGGATGATCGCCTCGCCGGGGAACGGGCCGTCGAAGACGAAGTACGACAGGTACGAGCCGATGACCGGCACCGAGCGCATGAAGCCCTCGGCGGCACGCAGGCCGGTGCCGGACAGCAGGTCGTCCGGCAGCGAGTAGCCGGCGAAGCCCTCGACCAGCGCGAGCATCGACAGGATGCAGCCGATGACCCAGTTGATCTCACGCGGCTTGCGGAACGCGCCCGTGAAGAACACGCGCAGCATGTGCACCGACAGCGCGACGATGAACATCAGCGCGGCCCAGTGGTGGATCTGCCGGATGAGCAGGCCACCGCGGATGTCGAAGGAGATGTCGACGGTCGAGCGGTACGCCTCGGACATCGTGATGCCCTTGAGCGGCAGGTACGAGCCGTCGTACACGACCTGGCCGGCGCTCGGCACGAACCAGAACGTGAGGAACGTGCCCGAGAGCAGGCAGATGATCATCGAGTACATGGCGACTTCGCCGAGCATGAACGACCAGTGGTCCGGGAAGACCTTCTTCAGCAGGTAGCCGAAGGGCTTCGCCGCACCCGTGCGGTCGTCGAGCCAGCCCGCGACACCACCGACGGCCTTGGCGCCGGGGGAGTGGGGAGCCTCGTGCTTCGGGTCGTCAGCGCGGAGCCGGTCGGCGCCGCGAGCGGTTGATGTGGTGCTCATGCGTGTCCACGCTCCCAGAAGCTCGGGCCGACAGCCTCGTGGAACGGGGCGTCGGCCACCAGGTATCCCTCAGAGTCCACTGTAATCTGCAGCTGCGGCAGCGGCCGCTTGGCCGGTCCGAAGATGACCTTGCAGTCGTTGGTGACGTCGAACGTCGACTGGTGGCACGGGCACAGCAGGTGGTGCGTCTGCTGCTCGTAGAGCCCGACCGGGCAACCGACGTGGGTGCAGATCTTGGAGTAGGCCACGATGCCCTCGTGGCCCCAGTCGCGCTCCTTCTGCACCTTGATGTCCTCGGGGTTGAGGCGCATGAGCAGGACCGCGGCCTTGGCCTTGTCCTCGAGCACGTGCTGGGAGTCCTTGATCGACTCCGGCAGGACGTGGAAGACCGAGCCGATGGTGACCTGGTCGGCGCGGATCGGCGTGCGCTCGGGGTCGCGGACCAGCCGGTCGCCCTTCTTCCACATCGTCTTGGACAGCTCGTCCTTGGG from Phycicoccus sp. M110.8 carries:
- the ctaD gene encoding cytochrome c oxidase subunit I gives rise to the protein MAAATESTAGTYLRSTQGTSTRRLTKGQTVVKWMTTTDHKVIGNLYFITSFIFFMFGGVLALLIRAELFEPGLQVVDNPEQYNQLFTMHGTIMLLLFATPLFAGFANALMPLQIGAPDVAFPRLNMFAYWLYLFGGLIASAGFLTPQGAASFGWFAYAPLSDASNSPGLGGDLWVFGLALGGFGTILGAVNFITTIICMRAPGMTMFRMPIFTWTVLITSLLVLMAFPVLASALLALGADRKFGAQVFQPENGGPMLWQHLFWFFGHPEVYIIALPFFGIISEILPVFSRKPIFGYKTLVFATIGIAALSVTVWAHHMYATGQVLLPFFAVMTMLIAVPTGVKFFNWIGTMWGGKLSFETPMLWSIGFLVTFLFGGLTGIILSSPALDFHLSDSYFVVAHFHYVVFGTVVFAMFAGFYFWWPKLTGRMLDETLGKIHFWMLFVGFHTTFLIQHVLGVDGMPRRYADYLPEDGFTWMNQVSTYGSFLLGASTLPFLYNVWKTWRTAPLVETDDPWGYGASLEWATSCPPPRHNFDVIPRIRSERPAFDLHHPEAAPFATLPADPDTLTRIIGGPDGNGPHSHHTGELDHDLNPRFHEERD
- a CDS encoding cytochrome c oxidase subunit 4, whose product is MKIEFKLFVILAVFFAPVGLLYGIFTHWREPVGPAGLFLSAGLGAMIAFYLWATGRRLPERPEDNPAGEIDEQEGEYGFFSPHSWWPLPLAGAAAICFLGLAVGWWLFIIGAAFGVVALVGWTFEYFKGPHAV
- a CDS encoding Ig-like domain-containing protein, whose protein sequence is MGRTLRARRQLVAAATLVTAAVLVAGCSGTATGQSTGNVAGSPSSSSSSSSSSAPVVPADLSVTPADGASGVLPSSPVVVEAKSGTLKSVTVKDADGHALQGSLENGTWTSTGRLAPDSTYTVSMTAAGSDDTPSTSTSTFRTLKPAVTATYGILYAGQTVGIGMPASIQFDSPVVTPEQRAQVEKLVTVTTSPKVEGHWGWLDSRQLMWRPKTYWKPGTKVTVNAPLSGVQTGPGKWIANDDSASFTVGSAMISTVDIKRHVMTVTQGGTVLRTIPISAGRPGPKTETRSGIKVIIRKEGTVVMDSTTIGIKKGQPGYYKIKTESAMRVTWTGEYLHSAPWSVGSQGSSNVSHGCVNMSPSEAAWMYSISKAGDVVVFTGSSRVFQPTEGIGVWQYSYANWVKQSALA
- a CDS encoding alkaline phosphatase family protein gives rise to the protein MSRPDGRRATTCAARRGAVPGSILGAALAALVALGAGCSSGSPGHPTSVASTTGSSPASSAPASTGAGPGRSTATTSAGATGSAATSASGGPAAVGPTKLLVVVMENHSLAQMRAQMPYTESLAQRYGYATAWSAVRHPSLPNYLAIASGSTHGVTDDAAPAQHPLPGATVFGRALAAGSTAAVYAEGMARPCQQEPEGRYAVKHNPWAYFPAERAACERHDLPLDALQEAVAAGTLPAAGMVVPDLCHDAHDCGLGVADDWFRTWMTRIQTGPDWRSGRLVVVLTADEDDHSSGNRVLTVVAHPSLHHVVVTAPLDHYSLTRLYAEVTRTAPLGRAAGATSVAAAFGLPLPR
- a CDS encoding metallopeptidase family protein, producing the protein MGRAEFEQAVDAALDGVPAELLGLMDNVVIFLQDEPPADEPDLLGIYEGVPLTERGEAWAAGALPDRITVFRGPLTRMCDTTDELVEEIAVTVVHEIAHHFGIDDDRLHELGWG